The following are encoded together in the Micromonospora lupini genome:
- a CDS encoding ABC transporter permease, with product MRLSRWLADRLVMIVALLVLGYLALPILVVAGLSFNRPSSRLSYDFNEFTLDNWRQPCATSDMCDAVVRSAQIGFIATVVATVLGTLMAFALVRHRFPGRSGVHVLVFLPMATPELVMGTSLLALFVSAGVPQGFWTIVVAHVMFCLSFVVVTVKARLAGMDRRLEEAAMDLYANEWQTFRRITLPLVLPGIVAAALLAFSLSFDDFIVTNFNAGTTVTFPMYVWGAAQRGIPPQVNVIGTAMFAVALLLVGLGSLSGARARRASLR from the coding sequence ATGAGACTGTCCCGTTGGCTGGCCGACCGCTTGGTGATGATCGTGGCGCTGCTGGTGCTCGGGTACCTGGCGCTGCCGATCCTGGTGGTGGCCGGGTTGTCGTTCAACCGTCCGTCGAGCCGCCTGTCGTACGACTTCAACGAGTTCACACTCGACAACTGGCGTCAGCCCTGCGCCACCTCCGACATGTGCGACGCCGTCGTGCGCAGCGCGCAGATCGGCTTTATCGCCACGGTGGTCGCCACAGTGCTCGGCACCCTGATGGCGTTCGCGCTGGTCCGGCACCGCTTCCCTGGCCGCTCCGGCGTCCACGTGCTGGTCTTCCTGCCGATGGCCACCCCGGAGCTGGTGATGGGCACGTCGCTGCTGGCCCTGTTCGTCTCGGCCGGGGTGCCGCAGGGCTTCTGGACCATCGTCGTCGCGCACGTGATGTTCTGCCTGTCGTTCGTGGTGGTCACCGTCAAGGCGCGGCTCGCCGGGATGGACCGGCGGCTGGAGGAGGCCGCCATGGACCTCTACGCCAACGAGTGGCAGACCTTCCGGCGGATCACCCTGCCGCTGGTGCTGCCCGGCATCGTCGCCGCCGCGCTGCTGGCGTTCTCGTTGAGCTTCGACGACTTCATCGTCACGAACTTCAACGCAGGCACGACAGTCACGTTCCCGATGTACGTCTGGGGCGCCGCCCAGCGGGGCATCCCTCCGCAGGTGAACGTCATCGGCACCGCGATGTTCGCCGTCGCGCTGCTGCTGGTCGGCCTCGGCTCGCTGAGTGGGGCACGTGCTCGCCGCGCTTCGCTGCGCTGA
- a CDS encoding G5 domain-containing protein: protein MALSVLLLCCAGTAIVGALTGEPEPKRTGTAAEQAQQPIVAAPAEPTQEAPAQAQSPEAPPTATSAPTPSSAAPSPVVRVSTVTERAAIRHGERTVKDASLAEGKRVVRTRGIDGVRTLTYRVTTTDGVQTGKKLVTSTVTKQPVTEVVAVGTKKKSNCDPNYSPCVPIASDVDCAGGSGNGPAYVSGVVTVIGDDIYDLDRDNDGYGCD, encoded by the coding sequence GTGGCGCTCTCCGTGCTGCTGCTCTGCTGCGCCGGCACCGCCATCGTCGGCGCGCTGACCGGCGAGCCGGAACCCAAGCGCACGGGCACTGCGGCCGAACAGGCGCAGCAACCCATCGTGGCGGCCCCCGCCGAGCCGACCCAGGAGGCGCCTGCTCAGGCGCAGTCGCCGGAGGCCCCGCCCACCGCAACCTCGGCGCCGACCCCTTCAAGTGCCGCACCCTCGCCTGTGGTGCGGGTGTCGACGGTGACGGAGCGCGCCGCGATCCGGCACGGTGAGCGCACTGTCAAGGACGCGTCCCTGGCCGAGGGCAAGCGGGTGGTCCGCACCAGGGGCATCGACGGCGTGCGGACGCTCACCTACCGGGTGACCACCACCGACGGCGTGCAGACCGGTAAGAAGCTGGTCACGTCCACGGTGACGAAGCAGCCGGTGACCGAGGTCGTGGCCGTCGGCACCAAGAAGAAGTCGAACTGCGACCCGAACTACAGCCCCTGCGTCCCGATCGCCAGTGACGTGGACTGCGCGGGCGGCTCCGGCAACGGCCCGGCTTACGTCAGCGGAGTGGTCACGGTCATCGGCGACGACATCTACGACCTGGACCGCGACAACGACGGCTACGGCTGCGACTGA